DNA sequence from the candidate division TA06 bacterium genome:
CTCCAACACCTTCATGCACCAGTTCGGCACCGGCCAGCTTCATGCTTGTTGAGGCAGTTCTCTGCTGCCCTTCAGACGCGAACCTCCTCATATCCTTATCATTGAGTCTCTGAGCAAAATCGTCCCTGTGTGGTCCTACAACGGTCATACCACGGTCTCTTTCCAAATCCCGGGATTTCCTGAGGTGATCAGCAAATGAGTCTTCAATCGAAGACTCCTCGACAGGAAATGAGGGAACGTAGGTCAGCTCATAGGACTCACCTTCAGCGGCTATTTGCTCATAGTATTCTGAAGCCAACCTCGACAGTTCGCTGGCAAATCCCATTCTGAATCTGATCAGTTCACTCCCGAACTGTATGAGCTGGGCGTCCCACGACTCTATAGACTCATACCTTTTGTTGTAGGTTTTTGCATCTGTAAGGATTCTGTTCCTTTGCTGCAGGGCTCTCCTGTAGCTCAAAAGAGCGGCAAAGTAAGAAGGTTTGAGAAAACTCAAGATCATGTCGACGAATCTGCGCCTCAGGAGCGGTGCTCCTCTGGTAGTTTCAATGTCATCTGAAGAAAGGGGCACGACCGGCAGGGTGCCCACAAGTTCGGAGACCGAAAGTTGGCTCGAGTTGAGCCAGATTCTTTTTTCCTGGGATGTTAGGGCTATCTCTACCTTTACCTGCCCGTGATCGCTTTTGCCTGTTCCTTCGACCCTCAAGCTCTCCTGCCCGAACTTGATCAGATCTCTGTCCCTTCCTCCTCTGTGGGACTTGGCAACTGAAAGATAGTTTATGGATTCAAGGAGATTGGTCTTGCCACCACCGTTCGGTCCAACAAAGAGATTTGCCCTGTTAGGGAATGTCAGGTCTGTATCGTTGAAGTTCCTGAAATTACGTAACTTAAGCCTGTCGAGCCTCACCTCCGCCCCCTCCGAATCCCCTCAAAATTGTCAAGTCATTTTACCAGTTTGGCGCATACTTTACAAGGGTTTTTTTGTTTCTTCGAGGTGTTGAAAACCGTTGTCCCACAAGAGATTTGGGTGTATGGACGGTCGATAGATTGAGATGTTTCTCTCACCTTTTAGCTCAGCCAACAGAATCCTATTTTGTGGGAACTGCACCGAGGTCTGGAGGGCAAAAGGCTGTTGTGGTAAGGTTATCCGGGACCGGGTTGCTATTTTTGCCACAGGTTATCGATTCCTCGACTCATCCATACCTGGCAAACAGCCTTCCCCATTCTGTCTTCATGATTTGTCTTACTCTTCTTCTGCCGATTGTCCGATACCAGAAGAGATCATGATATGCTCTTGAGGCTACATAGGACCAGGGAACGAAATTGGTTCTCAACAGCAGCCGCTCCAGAGGTTTTAGAGGACCATGATATATCGCCTTCTGCCCTCTACTGGCGAACGTATCACCTGTTCTGAACTTGAAATCAATCTGGTTTATATCCTCGCCGACAATTTCCATTTCCCTTATGTCACCACATCCTAAGCCTGACTCGTGTGCTAATCTTATGAATGGAATTGACAAGGGATTGAAGCCCTGCATCCTGGCGCTGACCGCATCAATTGCCACAGAGTCGCCGCTCGCAAGAATATAGTTTTTAACGTGTGGTATCATGGCTCTTGGACCTGCTCCTTCACCGGCTATGGTTCCATCAATAACAGCAAAGATGCCAGGATGAATCTCTTTTTGTATCTTCAGTAGATCTACCAGAGTCTCGTGAATGACAGCATGAGTCCAGTGCCTGTTCTCGTTTAGAAGGCCGCCAAAAGCATTTTTCATCGCACCCGTTATGGTCGTAAAAACATGTGTCTTCATTGTGGGAAGGTGGAAAGCGTTTTTGTCCATAAGGATTTTCGGTATTTCTATTCCATTCTTGAAAACCTTATCCAACACGAGCATCTTGGCCTTTGGCTCATATTTGATCCACTCAACATCGGTTTCGTACAGGTAGATGAAGTCCAGTCCGTGTTTCTTGAGAACGGACG
Encoded proteins:
- the recF gene encoding DNA replication/repair protein RecF — encoded protein: MRLDRLKLRNFRNFNDTDLTFPNRANLFVGPNGGGKTNLLESINYLSVAKSHRGGRDRDLIKFGQESLRVEGTGKSDHGQVKVEIALTSQEKRIWLNSSQLSVSELVGTLPVVPLSSDDIETTRGAPLLRRRFVDMILSFLKPSYFAALLSYRRALQQRNRILTDAKTYNKRYESIESWDAQLIQFGSELIRFRMGFASELSRLASEYYEQIAAEGESYELTYVPSFPVEESSIEDSFADHLRKSRDLERDRGMTVVGPHRDDFAQRLNDKDMRRFASEGQQRTASTSMKLAGAELVHEGVGEWPIVLFDEVFAELDSERCERIGKAIDKFDQVFIATAKLETIPHLQFDKFFVEQGAVRTAG
- a CDS encoding DUF362 domain-containing protein encodes the protein MKSKVSVLKTSPESVVEDIGRAMKMADYESFMPKHIPTILKVNISWHYYYPACSTTPWQLDGVASRMVKDGYKDLIPAQNRTVVVDPKLGAVNNHLTSVLKKHGLDFIYLYETDVEWIKYEPKAKMLVLDKVFKNGIEIPKILMDKNAFHLPTMKTHVFTTITGAMKNAFGGLLNENRHWTHAVIHETLVDLLKIQKEIHPGIFAVIDGTIAGEGAGPRAMIPHVKNYILASGDSVAIDAVSARMQGFNPLSIPFIRLAHESGLGCGDIREMEIVGEDINQIDFKFRTGDTFASRGQKAIYHGPLKPLERLLLRTNFVPWSYVASRAYHDLFWYRTIGRRRVRQIMKTEWGRLFARYG